The following are encoded in a window of Campylobacter sp. MIT 12-8780 genomic DNA:
- a CDS encoding MetQ/NlpA family ABC transporter substrate-binding protein produces the protein MKIKAFILASLLFLTNLSANDKIITIGATPVPFGEILEFAKPLFKQKGYELKIVEFSDYSIPNKALLEGSLDANLFQHKPYLDEFNKANKTDLQAVLSVAIFPMGAYSRKFKDISELKTGSSVAVPNDPTNESRALEVLEKANLIKLDGKVALKTPLDISSNPKKLKFKELKAAQVPRALEDVDLAVINTNYALDFGLKPLKDSIILEDKNSPYANFLAVRKEDINSAKTQVIKEILHSQEVKKFMLEKYEGNIIPTF, from the coding sequence ATGAAAATTAAAGCTTTTATTTTAGCGAGCTTGCTTTTTTTAACAAATTTGAGTGCAAATGATAAGATCATCACTATAGGAGCAACTCCGGTGCCTTTTGGTGAAATTTTAGAATTTGCAAAACCGCTTTTTAAACAAAAGGGCTATGAGCTTAAAATCGTTGAATTTAGCGATTATTCTATACCAAATAAAGCCTTGCTTGAAGGCTCACTGGATGCAAATTTATTTCAGCATAAGCCGTATTTAGATGAGTTTAACAAGGCAAATAAGACAGATTTACAAGCTGTTTTAAGTGTGGCTATCTTTCCTATGGGGGCGTATTCAAGAAAATTTAAGGATATAAGTGAGCTTAAAACTGGCTCAAGTGTAGCTGTGCCAAATGATCCTACAAATGAAAGTAGGGCTTTGGAAGTCCTTGAAAAAGCAAATTTAATCAAGCTTGATGGGAAAGTAGCTTTAAAAACCCCGCTTGATATTAGTTCTAATCCTAAAAAATTAAAATTTAAAGAGTTAAAAGCTGCTCAAGTTCCAAGGGCTTTAGAGGATGTGGATTTAGCGGTGATTAATACTAACTACGCTCTTGATTTTGGTTTAAAACCGCTTAAGGATTCTATTATCCTAGAGGATAAAAATAGTCCTTATGCAAATTTTCTTGCTGTGCGTAAAGAAGATATAAATTCAGCCAAAACTCAAGTTATAAAAGAAATTTTGCATAGTCAAGAAGTAAAGAAATTTATGCTTGAAAAATATGAGGGTAATATCATCCCAACTTTTTAG
- the flgA gene encoding flagellar basal body P-ring formation chaperone FlgA, with amino-acid sequence MYDSVKKLRSKALIRKICFLLFVPFLAFGLDTNLEQVKLELIKTYQNKFPTLIIKDIELHTNSLPRDFSQYKFLKLAQGKFNRANGYLRAEFKSPQNLQRNIFLRYFIKADLEVLRANKDLERGQSLSAFDYNLVLMSFDKVPQDALLRDDDLDLIAKTTIRKNSILKKNMFKGNKLIKKNNTIQGLLKDEGLNVLIEVSALESGDKGEIIKVKTKDGKVMQGQIINKNEVLLQ; translated from the coding sequence TTGTATGATAGTGTAAAAAAACTACGGAGCAAGGCTTTGATACGAAAAATTTGTTTTTTGTTATTTGTGCCGTTTTTAGCTTTTGGACTTGATACAAATCTAGAACAAGTAAAACTCGAACTTATCAAGACATATCAAAACAAATTCCCAACCCTTATCATCAAAGATATAGAGCTTCACACTAATTCTTTACCAAGGGACTTTTCACAATATAAATTTTTAAAACTTGCACAAGGTAAATTCAACCGAGCAAATGGTTATTTAAGAGCTGAATTTAAAAGCCCGCAAAACTTGCAAAGGAATATTTTTTTACGCTATTTTATCAAGGCTGATTTAGAGGTTTTAAGGGCAAATAAGGACTTAGAAAGAGGACAAAGCTTGAGTGCTTTTGATTATAATCTTGTTTTAATGAGTTTTGATAAAGTGCCTCAAGATGCTCTTTTGCGTGATGATGATCTTGATTTGATTGCTAAGACTACAATACGAAAAAATAGTATTTTGAAAAAAAATATGTTTAAAGGTAACAAGCTCATCAAAAAAAACAATACTATACAAGGCTTGCTTAAAGATGAAGGTTTAAATGTGCTGATTGAAGTAAGTGCCCTTGAAAGTGGCGATAAAGGCGAGATAATCAAAGTCAAAACTAAAGATGGCAAAGTTATGCAAGGACAGATTATCAACAAAAACGAGGTGCTTTTGCAATGA
- a CDS encoding UbiX family flavin prenyltransferase — MKILVGISGASSVNLGFSLLKALENIALQEQRLQIYAVISEGAKTSFLAENVQQNLTHQDEFLCFCKDKFKLEKTQFFDDKNLAVGVSSGSFGIEKTIIAPCSINTLAQIYQGLAHTLLTRACAVALKEQKKLILGVRELPFSTLNLKHMYKLSKMGVCIAPPVMASYSKASSLKELENFIVGKWLDLLGLKHDLFKKWQNELD, encoded by the coding sequence ATGAAAATTCTTGTTGGTATAAGTGGGGCAAGTAGTGTAAATTTAGGCTTTTCTTTGCTTAAGGCTTTAGAAAATATTGCTTTGCAAGAACAAAGATTACAAATTTATGCAGTGATAAGCGAGGGGGCAAAAACCAGCTTTTTAGCTGAAAATGTCCAGCAAAACTTAACTCATCAAGATGAGTTTTTATGCTTTTGCAAGGATAAATTTAAGCTTGAAAAAACGCAGTTTTTTGATGATAAAAACTTAGCTGTTGGGGTTTCAAGCGGTTCTTTTGGTATAGAAAAAACTATCATCGCCCCTTGTTCTATCAATACTCTAGCTCAAATTTATCAAGGCTTAGCTCATACTTTGCTTACTAGAGCTTGTGCTGTGGCTTTAAAGGAGCAAAAAAAGCTCATTTTAGGGGTAAGAGAACTGCCTTTTTCAACTTTAAATTTAAAACATATGTATAAGCTTTCTAAGATGGGCGTTTGTATAGCTCCTCCTGTAATGGCAAGCTATAGTAAGGCTTCAAGCTTAAAAGAACTTGAAAATTTCATCGTTGGCAAATGGCTTGATTTACTTGGCTTAAAACATGATTTATTTAAAAAATGGCAAAATGAGTTGGATTAA
- the coaD gene encoding pantetheine-phosphate adenylyltransferase has product MTCLYPGTFDPITNGHLDVIKRALNIFDKVVVAIAKNEQKHPFFSLEKRKQLALLATENLKGNVQIITFDFLLVDLARQMNISTVIRGLRAVSDFEYELQLNYANNALWQEFETIFLMPHLKNAFISSSIVRSVNEHGGDLSSLVPKEIIPYMKDRECM; this is encoded by the coding sequence ATGACTTGTTTATATCCAGGCACCTTTGATCCTATCACAAATGGGCATTTAGATGTGATTAAAAGAGCCTTAAATATCTTTGATAAAGTTGTCGTAGCCATCGCTAAAAATGAGCAAAAACACCCCTTTTTTAGCCTAGAAAAAAGAAAACAACTTGCTTTGCTGGCTACTGAAAATTTAAAGGGCAATGTGCAAATCATCACTTTTGATTTTTTGCTTGTGGATTTAGCAAGGCAGATGAATATAAGCACTGTCATTCGTGGGCTTAGAGCGGTGAGCGACTTTGAGTATGAATTGCAGCTTAATTATGCTAATAATGCCTTATGGCAAGAATTTGAAACCATTTTTTTGATGCCTCATTTGAAAAACGCTTTTATCTCAAGCTCCATAGTGCGTTCAGTAAATGAACACGGCGGAGATTTAAGCTCGCTTGTGCCAAAAGAGATTATTCCTTATATGAAAGATAGAGAATGTATGTAG
- the tmk gene encoding dTMP kinase, with translation MYVVFEGLDGVGKSTQIELLKPEFQNALFTLEPGATEFGKHIRTLLLNSEYSFDAKTELMLFLADRADHFERVLKPNSDKLIISDRSVISGIAYASVHFSLESLLFLNDFVLEDFFPKKAVFLQADEEVLRQRLVGKGLDKIEQRGFEYFMNIQENFKKTLLFLKEQKNLEFITLEACEDKLKLHKLIKEFIND, from the coding sequence ATGTATGTAGTATTTGAAGGACTTGATGGAGTAGGCAAAAGCACACAAATAGAGCTCTTAAAGCCTGAATTTCAAAACGCTCTTTTTACGCTTGAACCCGGTGCAACTGAATTTGGCAAGCATATAAGAACCTTATTGCTTAATAGCGAGTATAGTTTTGATGCAAAAACTGAACTTATGCTTTTTTTGGCTGATAGGGCTGATCATTTTGAACGCGTATTAAAGCCAAATTCTGATAAGCTCATTATCTCAGATCGAAGTGTTATTTCTGGTATAGCTTATGCAAGCGTGCATTTTAGCTTAGAAAGTTTGCTTTTTTTAAATGATTTTGTGCTTGAGGATTTTTTTCCAAAAAAGGCTGTGTTTTTACAAGCCGATGAAGAAGTACTTAGACAAAGACTTGTTGGCAAAGGGCTTGATAAGATAGAACAAAGAGGCTTTGAGTATTTTATGAATATACAAGAAAATTTCAAAAAAACGCTTTTGTTTTTAAAAGAGCAAAAAAATCTCGAGTTTATCACGCTTGAAGCTTGTGAGGATAAGCTTAAACTTCATAAATTAATTAAGGAATTTATCAATGATTAG
- the hisS gene encoding histidine--tRNA ligase, giving the protein MISALKGMKDIFDKQARLYEKVVRTCEEVAINYGFSFINTPHLELSKLFRRSVGESSDIVGKEMYEFIDKGQNEVCLRPEGTAGVVRAYIEHKFDKSMSVKRWFYHGSMFRYERPQKGRLREFHQFGVESFGTPSVYEDAKLIAMLHTILKKLEIQTRLKINSLGCEKCMGVFKQKFLAFVESKEGFCEDCLRRKEQNVIRMLDCKNEHCQELLKNHPKLSECLCEECRQDFSLLKELLSASSISFECDERLVRGLDYYSKTAFEFESDELGAKSAVAGGGRYDRLIAYLGGKQGYGVGFAIGIERLMAILELKEQKELRKGIYLCALDEAFIKELFALSLKLQESKIVHFNHEAKKLAKHLNQADTLGAEVFLCMGEDEAQKQSLFYKNLSTKEEKLIRIKDLEQAL; this is encoded by the coding sequence ATGATTAGTGCTTTAAAAGGAATGAAAGATATCTTTGATAAGCAGGCTAGGCTTTATGAAAAAGTGGTGCGAACCTGCGAGGAAGTAGCTATAAACTATGGTTTTAGCTTTATAAATACACCTCATTTAGAGCTTAGCAAGCTTTTTAGACGCAGTGTTGGAGAAAGCTCTGATATAGTGGGTAAAGAAATGTATGAGTTTATCGATAAGGGGCAAAATGAAGTTTGCTTGCGACCTGAGGGCACGGCTGGGGTTGTAAGAGCGTATATAGAGCATAAATTTGATAAAAGTATGAGTGTAAAAAGATGGTTTTATCATGGTTCAATGTTTCGCTATGAAAGACCACAAAAAGGACGTTTGCGTGAATTTCATCAATTTGGGGTTGAAAGCTTTGGCACCCCAAGTGTATATGAGGATGCAAAACTCATAGCCATGCTTCATACTATCTTAAAAAAACTTGAAATTCAAACAAGATTAAAGATAAACTCACTAGGTTGTGAAAAGTGCATGGGAGTGTTTAAGCAAAAATTTCTTGCCTTTGTTGAGAGCAAGGAAGGCTTTTGTGAGGATTGTTTAAGACGCAAGGAACAAAATGTTATTCGTATGCTTGATTGCAAAAACGAGCATTGTCAAGAGCTTTTAAAAAATCACCCAAAATTAAGTGAGTGCTTATGCGAGGAATGCAGGCAAGATTTTAGCCTTTTAAAAGAGCTTTTAAGTGCGAGTAGTATAAGCTTTGAGTGTGATGAAAGGTTGGTGCGTGGGCTTGATTATTACTCAAAAACGGCTTTTGAGTTTGAAAGTGATGAACTTGGTGCAAAGTCTGCTGTAGCAGGTGGTGGGCGTTATGATAGATTGATTGCTTATCTTGGAGGCAAGCAAGGTTATGGAGTGGGCTTTGCTATAGGTATAGAACGTTTAATGGCGATTTTAGAGCTTAAAGAACAAAAAGAGCTAAGAAAAGGAATTTATCTTTGTGCCTTAGATGAGGCTTTTATCAAAGAGCTTTTTGCTTTAAGTTTAAAACTTCAAGAAAGCAAAATCGTGCATTTTAATCATGAAGCAAAAAAGCTTGCAAAGCATTTAAATCAAGCTGATACTTTAGGAGCTGAAGTTTTTTTATGTATGGGTGAAGATGAGGCGCAAAAACAAAGTCTTTTTTATAAAAACTTAAGCACAAAAGAAGAAAAACTCATACGCATTAAAGACTTGGAGCAGGCTTTATGA
- the speA gene encoding biosynthetic arginine decarboxylase, whose translation MKDYGIDIWGDDNFIIKNGKVCVNFGKKPALIEIIRALRDDGYKGPLLLRFPHLIHKQIENIYGKFANARKEFDYKGSFNAVYPLKVNQYPGFVKNLVKLGKDYNYGLEAGSKAELLLAMAYNNQDAPITVNGFKDRELINIGFIAREMGHNITLTIEGLNELESIIDIAKERFKPKPNIGLRVRLHSAGVGIWAKSGGINSKFGLTSTELIEAINLLKKNNLLEYFTMIHFHLGSQITEIHPLKKALNEAGNIYTELRKMGAKNLKAINLGGGLAVEYSQFKDEQSKNYTLGEYANDVVFILKNIAEQKKDLEPDIFIESGRFVAASHAVLIAPVLELFSQEYTESKLALKKQNPKLVDELYDLYKSIKPSNALEYMHDSIDHMESILTLFDLGYVDLIDRSNTEILVHLIIKKAIALLGDTQNSADFLALQNEVQERYLINFSLFQSIPDFWGLEQNFPIMPLTHLDKKPTRSASIWDITCDSDGEISYSKSNPLFLHDIDIEKENYFLGFFLVGAYQEVLGMKHNLFVHPTEASIKIDEKGYELESVIEAQSILDTLDDLDYDIHVIMDILNERISNSKLVNEKQKKQILGELYLFLNDNGYLKSADV comes from the coding sequence ATGAAAGATTATGGTATAGATATTTGGGGCGATGATAATTTCATCATTAAAAATGGCAAGGTTTGTGTAAATTTTGGCAAAAAACCAGCCCTCATTGAGATCATAAGAGCCTTAAGAGATGATGGCTATAAAGGACCTTTGTTGCTTCGTTTTCCTCATCTTATCCACAAGCAAATTGAAAATATTTATGGTAAATTTGCAAATGCAAGAAAGGAATTTGACTATAAAGGCTCATTTAACGCTGTATATCCGCTCAAGGTAAATCAATATCCAGGCTTTGTAAAAAACCTTGTTAAACTTGGCAAGGATTATAATTACGGACTTGAAGCAGGTTCAAAGGCTGAACTTTTGCTGGCTATGGCGTATAATAATCAAGACGCACCCATCACAGTCAATGGCTTTAAGGACAGAGAGCTTATCAACATAGGCTTTATAGCTCGCGAAATGGGGCATAATATCACTTTGACTATAGAGGGCTTAAATGAGCTTGAAAGCATTATTGATATAGCTAAGGAACGTTTTAAGCCTAAGCCAAATATAGGCTTAAGGGTAAGGCTTCATTCAGCTGGGGTTGGAATTTGGGCTAAGAGTGGAGGGATAAACTCTAAGTTTGGACTTACTTCAACTGAGCTTATAGAGGCTATTAATTTGCTTAAAAAAAATAACTTACTTGAGTATTTTACCATGATACATTTTCATCTTGGCTCGCAAATCACTGAAATCCACCCCCTTAAAAAAGCTTTAAATGAGGCAGGCAATATCTACACAGAGCTAAGAAAAATGGGAGCAAAAAATTTAAAAGCCATTAATCTAGGCGGAGGCTTAGCTGTGGAGTACTCGCAGTTTAAGGATGAGCAAAGCAAAAACTATACCTTAGGTGAGTATGCTAATGATGTGGTGTTTATCCTTAAAAATATAGCCGAGCAAAAAAAGGACTTAGAGCCAGACATTTTTATAGAAAGCGGACGTTTTGTCGCGGCAAGCCATGCTGTTTTAATTGCTCCTGTTTTAGAGCTTTTTTCTCAAGAATACACAGAAAGCAAACTTGCACTTAAAAAGCAAAATCCAAAGCTTGTTGATGAGCTTTATGATCTATATAAAAGTATAAAGCCTTCAAATGCCCTTGAATATATGCACGATAGCATAGATCATATGGAGAGCATTTTAACCCTTTTTGATCTAGGCTATGTGGATTTAATAGATAGATCAAATACTGAAATTTTAGTGCATTTAATCATCAAAAAAGCCATTGCTTTGCTTGGAGATACGCAAAACTCAGCTGATTTTTTAGCCTTGCAAAATGAGGTGCAAGAACGTTATTTGATCAATTTTTCACTTTTTCAATCAATCCCTGATTTTTGGGGCTTAGAGCAAAATTTTCCTATCATGCCTTTGACGCATTTGGATAAAAAACCAACAAGAAGTGCGAGCATTTGGGATATTACTTGTGATAGCGATGGTGAAATTTCATATTCTAAGAGCAATCCTTTATTTTTACACGACATAGATATTGAGAAAGAAAATTATTTTTTAGGATTTTTTTTAGTAGGAGCTTATCAAGAAGTACTTGGAATGAAACACAATCTTTTTGTGCATCCTACTGAAGCAAGTATAAAGATAGATGAAAAAGGCTATGAGCTCGAAAGTGTCATAGAAGCTCAATCCATACTTGATACTTTAGACGATTTAGATTATGATATCCATGTGATTATGGACATACTTAATGAAAGAATTTCAAATTCAAAACTTGTGAATGAAAAGCAAAAAAAGCAAATTTTAGGCGAACTTTATCTATTTTTAAATGATAATGGATATTTAAAAAGTGCAGATGTGTGA
- the cysE gene encoding serine O-acetyltransferase, producing the protein MNFFALIKEDFDQAKLQDPAYHSVLELFFNYPGIWAVVNYRFAHFFYTRKCKRIARVISGISQFFTGVDLHPGAKLGRRVFIDHANGVVIGQTAIIEDDVLIYQGVTLGGTSLDKNTKRHPTIKSGVIIGAGARVLGNITIGKNAKIGSNAVVIADVPESATAVGIPARIVKNKKENSRAIDKHCEDKLALLEKRVLELENLLLHGKNEY; encoded by the coding sequence ATGAATTTTTTTGCTCTTATTAAAGAAGATTTTGATCAAGCTAAGCTTCAAGATCCAGCTTATCATTCAGTTCTTGAGCTTTTTTTTAATTATCCTGGTATTTGGGCTGTGGTAAATTACCGCTTTGCGCATTTTTTCTACACAAGAAAATGCAAGCGAATCGCTCGTGTTATCAGCGGAATTTCACAATTTTTTACAGGAGTTGATTTACACCCTGGCGCAAAACTTGGCAGACGTGTATTTATCGATCATGCAAATGGAGTTGTTATAGGACAAACGGCTATCATTGAAGATGATGTTTTGATCTATCAAGGCGTAACCTTAGGTGGCACAAGCCTAGATAAAAACACTAAACGTCACCCTACCATAAAAAGCGGTGTTATCATAGGAGCAGGAGCAAGAGTGCTTGGCAATATCACCATAGGCAAAAACGCAAAAATAGGCTCAAATGCTGTAGTTATAGCCGATGTTCCAGAAAGCGCAACAGCTGTTGGCATACCAGCAAGGATAGTAAAAAACAAAAAAGAAAATAGCAGAGCTATAGACAAGCATTGCGAAGACAAACTTGCTTTGCTTGAAAAAAGAGTGCTTGAGCTTGAGAATTTGCTTTTGCATGGAAAAAATGAGTATTAG